A part of Bacteroidota bacterium genomic DNA contains:
- a CDS encoding gliding motility-associated C-terminal domain-containing protein: MKFSIKYGLLLVFSFFLLQVKVKGQSTIPANLLCVQTEINGDVTVIWSASAEACGLFVEYQVYASTNFAGPYVLLSSLPGFGSNTYTHIGANGAVTTWYYYVVAVYNCPGFTMTTSDTLDNLDPIAPELDYVTVTAGQSVINWIPSVSPETNSYVIYREGIGFTPIATVYGRFTTTYTDISGSPTTQSENYTIAARDSCGNIGPFNNAAQHTVFLSVSQVNCSSVLQLSWNLYDNWTAGVFEYEIWVDRNFTGSVPVDDVSNITNTYDLIGINDGDNVCITVQAKRADGTAVSVSNEVCMTVSIVNPAAYTVIRNVTVNSATQIGVEWYPDNAADLEKVSVQRSDNNVTYVNLTTAPIGAPIPVIDSYNDNSIATNAISFYYRIITIDSCDIPDTSGYARSIVLKGIDNANFTNTINWNQFEITDGTVLEYRIYRDDGAGLNLINTVSALTLTYTDDVSAFVNVVDQFCYRIECLFRLNSPENGVDEQLLSYSNILCLEQGPRIYVPNAIVPDGVNTIFKPVLIYGTEEGYNMKIFNRYGEVIFETDDVNEGWDGTYNNKTVEMGAYAYLITFIASNGQVITKKGNVTVVR; this comes from the coding sequence TTGAAATTTTCGATAAAATACGGACTCCTCCTCGTTTTTAGCTTTTTTTTACTCCAAGTAAAAGTGAAAGGTCAAAGCACCATTCCGGCAAATTTATTGTGTGTTCAAACTGAAATTAATGGTGATGTAACCGTTATATGGAGTGCATCTGCAGAGGCTTGCGGCCTTTTTGTTGAGTATCAGGTGTATGCATCCACCAATTTTGCAGGACCTTATGTGCTACTCTCATCACTTCCCGGATTTGGGTCAAATACTTACACGCATATTGGGGCAAATGGCGCCGTAACCACTTGGTATTACTACGTTGTAGCGGTTTACAACTGTCCCGGTTTTACAATGACCACGAGCGACACCCTAGACAATCTGGATCCTATAGCGCCTGAATTGGATTACGTTACAGTTACTGCGGGGCAGTCGGTGATTAACTGGATTCCCTCAGTTTCTCCGGAAACGAACTCCTACGTAATTTATCGTGAAGGCATTGGTTTTACGCCGATAGCTACTGTTTATGGGCGTTTTACCACCACTTATACCGATATATCGGGCTCTCCGACTACGCAGTCAGAAAACTATACCATTGCCGCGAGAGATTCATGCGGAAATATTGGTCCTTTTAATAATGCAGCACAGCATACCGTGTTTTTAAGTGTAAGTCAGGTGAATTGCAGTAGTGTTTTACAATTATCGTGGAACTTATATGATAACTGGACGGCCGGTGTTTTTGAATATGAAATTTGGGTTGACCGGAATTTTACCGGTTCGGTTCCGGTGGATGATGTTTCGAATATTACAAATACATATGATTTAATCGGAATTAATGATGGCGATAATGTTTGTATTACCGTACAGGCAAAAAGAGCTGATGGAACTGCGGTTTCAGTATCGAATGAAGTGTGTATGACAGTGAGTATTGTAAATCCTGCAGCATATACTGTGATTAGAAATGTAACTGTAAATAGTGCAACACAAATTGGTGTTGAATGGTATCCGGATAATGCAGCAGATTTAGAAAAAGTTTCCGTTCAAAGAAGCGATAATAATGTTACTTATGTAAATTTAACTACAGCACCAATTGGTGCTCCAATTCCGGTAATTGATAGTTATAATGATAATTCGATTGCAACCAATGCTATTAGTTTTTATTATCGCATCATTACCATCGACAGTTGTGATATTCCTGATACATCAGGTTATGCAAGAAGTATTGTATTAAAAGGAATAGATAATGCAAATTTTACAAATACGATTAACTGGAATCAATTTGAAATTACAGATGGAACTGTTTTGGAATACAGAATTTACAGAGATGACGGTGCGGGATTAAATTTAATTAATACGGTTAGTGCGTTAACATTAACATACACTGATGATGTTTCTGCTTTTGTAAATGTTGTTGATCAGTTTTGTTATCGCATTGAATGTTTATTCCGTTTAAACTCTCCGGAAAATGGTGTGGATGAACAATTATTATCTTATTCAAATATTCTTTGTCTGGAACAGGGCCCACGTATTTATGTTCCAAATGCAATAGTGCCTGATGGTGTTAATACCATTTTTAAACCCGTATTAATTTATGGAACCGAAGAGGGTTATAATATGAAAATATTTAATCGCTACGGTGAAGTAATTTTCGAAACCGACGATGTAAATGAAGGCTGGGACGGAACCTACAATAATAAAACCGTTGAAATGGGCGCCTATGCTTACCTGATTACTTTTATTGCTTCTAACGGACAGGTGATTACTAAGAAAGGAAATGTTACGGTAGTAAGGTAA
- a CDS encoding DUF1295 domain-containing protein, protein MLRTILLLIIALIIVPLVAFYVDDPLTPLQQKMLHTSAFMMLGVALYCFIVSELVRNYSQVDKLWSIVPLLYGWYFASAANWEPRIVLMAILISIWGARLTYNFSRRGAYQWKFWDGEEDYRWAILRQQPHLNTRLKWGLFNLFFISLYQNALILMFTLPAVMAAGSGRGITIADVLLAVLSVGFVVMEFIADQQQWNFQKEKYRRINNNEPLTEPFSDGFVSSGLWKYFRHPNYTAEQAIWVVFYLFSVSATGKWLNWSIAGCVLLMLLFQGSADFSEKISADKYPKYKDYQRRVGRFFPKLF, encoded by the coding sequence ATGCTACGAACAATTCTACTTTTAATAATTGCATTAATTATCGTTCCGCTTGTTGCGTTTTATGTTGACGATCCATTAACACCTTTGCAACAAAAAATGTTACACACATCTGCATTTATGATGCTTGGCGTAGCACTATATTGTTTTATAGTAAGCGAACTTGTACGCAATTATAGTCAGGTAGATAAGTTGTGGAGTATAGTTCCGTTGTTATATGGCTGGTATTTTGCTTCAGCAGCTAATTGGGAACCGCGCATTGTGTTAATGGCAATATTAATAAGCATTTGGGGAGCCCGATTAACCTATAATTTTAGCCGCCGGGGAGCATACCAATGGAAATTTTGGGATGGGGAAGAAGATTATCGATGGGCAATTTTGCGTCAGCAGCCACATTTAAATACAAGATTAAAATGGGGATTATTTAATTTATTTTTTATTTCGCTGTATCAAAATGCACTGATTCTCATGTTTACCTTACCTGCGGTTATGGCAGCAGGCTCCGGTCGTGGAATTACCATTGCTGATGTGTTACTCGCAGTGTTATCAGTTGGTTTTGTTGTGATGGAATTTATTGCCGATCAGCAACAATGGAATTTTCAAAAAGAAAAATATCGCAGAATAAATAATAATGAACCGCTAACAGAACCCTTTTCCGATGGTTTTGTGTCATCGGGTTTATGGAAATATTTCCGTCACCCAAATTACACTGCCGAGCAGGCAATATGGGTGGTATTTTATTTGTTTAGTGTAAGCGCAACAGGAAAATGGCTCAACTGGAGTATTGCAGGATGTGTTTTATTGATGTTATTATTTCAGGGCAGTGCCGATTTCAGCGAAAAAATTTCTGCAGATAAATATCCTAAATACAAAGATTACCAAAGGCGTGTTGGCCGATTTTTTCCGAAATTATTTTGA
- a CDS encoding T9SS type A sorting domain-containing protein, with protein sequence MRKSLLFLLILTTQLLSAQIITDLGIYPPPAPLALPAAGGSFTDPTFGTDILRVTDEADGTENEHGYSYWQCFNADNSIVYVYSVNGIKTLYDLDTAALTISNKRSAFPTLIDGESPLGEDQIWDAENKNIIYCHTYKNIVAYNVSDNTFSIIKNLDGFIPNNEYIYQMSMSDDATKFAFSRKRLTDYNVSGYLVYDVTTDSVYSVTETHIDEVQLNKAGTYLWVKTDKQGEGVIQSQIINLTTWEKEELTDNGPDFAPGHGDVGLDFIIGADNWENRLLYRKFDNPHTFYSVWNFEGDWGQDVHVSQLATNEQWILISCYMASTGYPFSGLIENEILQVSTDGLMSVRRLCHHQSDYIGSGSNYWASPRASISRDGRFVIFDSNWGNPDRTDVFIMKIPAAPGEVDPVSISDPASSDVKIFPNPGTDHIQIQTTAKNSIHILNTYNYLGANIDLEFNNNNAQITDLPSGIYFTQIIYQGMVSTLCWEKK encoded by the coding sequence ATGAGAAAATCATTACTTTTCCTTCTCATTTTAACCACACAACTATTATCTGCACAAATTATTACCGACCTGGGTATTTACCCGCCACCGGCTCCATTGGCCCTTCCTGCTGCCGGGGGTTCATTTACCGATCCAACATTTGGAACCGACATCCTTAGGGTAACCGATGAGGCTGATGGTACTGAAAATGAACATGGTTATTCTTATTGGCAATGTTTTAACGCCGATAATTCAATTGTTTATGTTTATAGCGTAAATGGAATAAAAACATTGTATGATTTGGATACAGCAGCACTCACAATTTCAAATAAACGCAGCGCATTCCCAACTTTGATAGATGGCGAATCACCTTTAGGTGAAGATCAGATTTGGGATGCTGAAAATAAAAATATTATTTACTGCCATACCTATAAAAACATTGTTGCTTATAATGTATCTGATAATACTTTTTCAATAATTAAAAACCTGGATGGATTTATTCCTAATAATGAATACATCTATCAAATGAGTATGAGTGATGATGCAACAAAATTTGCATTTTCAAGAAAACGTTTAACAGATTACAACGTATCAGGTTATTTAGTTTACGATGTCACAACCGATTCAGTTTATTCTGTAACTGAAACACATATCGACGAAGTGCAATTAAATAAAGCAGGCACTTATTTATGGGTTAAAACTGATAAACAAGGCGAAGGTGTAATTCAATCACAAATAATAAACCTTACAACATGGGAAAAAGAAGAATTAACTGATAACGGACCGGATTTTGCTCCAGGCCATGGAGATGTTGGTTTGGATTTTATAATAGGTGCTGATAATTGGGAAAACAGATTGTTATATCGCAAATTCGACAATCCACATACTTTTTATTCGGTATGGAATTTTGAAGGTGATTGGGGCCAAGATGTACATGTAAGCCAGTTAGCCACCAACGAGCAGTGGATTTTAATCAGCTGTTATATGGCCTCAACCGGATATCCATTTTCCGGTTTAATCGAAAATGAAATATTACAAGTAAGTACAGATGGATTAATGTCAGTACGAAGATTATGCCACCACCAATCAGATTATATAGGCAGTGGTAGTAATTATTGGGCTTCACCACGCGCAAGCATAAGCCGGGATGGACGTTTTGTTATTTTCGACAGCAATTGGGGTAATCCGGACAGGACAGATGTTTTTATAATGAAAATTCCGGCTGCTCCGGGTGAAGTTGACCCGGTTTCTATTTCTGACCCTGCTAGTAGTGACGTTAAAATCTTCCCTAATCCGGGAACCGATCATATTCAGATTCAAACCACAGCAAAAAATTCGATACATATATTAAATACCTATAATTATTTAGGAGCCAACATTGATCTTGAGTTTAATAACAATAATGCCCAAATTACAGATTTGCCATCCGGAATTTATTTTACCCAAATTATTTATCAAGGAATGGTATCAACATTGTGTTGGGAGAAAAAATAA
- a CDS encoding RtcB family protein, with protein sequence MGKLSLNGKDLRKIGYPESKVIGIAIQVMHQYYKHSAEAEAIDILKDVLAAPDAYLEDAALGKIAAALLDEIRPKNDVIPLEQKRKEYAIYGFENIEMGAINQMEVAMKLPVTVAGALMPDAHQGYGLPIGGVLATNNAVIPYGVGVDIGCRMCLSVFDIPGDFINDNVEKLKGFLTRNTVFGAGGTLKNPMDDAVLERKEFSENKLLKSLHDKAFKQIGTSGSGNHFVEFGVVEIKQPAEKLKIAPGNYLALLSHSGSRGLGAAVANYYTRLAKELCKLPDVARHLAYLDLNIEAGQEYWTAMNLSGDYASACHHHIHKKIARSVGAQVLGMVENHHNFAWKENHNGMEVIVHRKGATPAGKGVLGIIPGSMTAPGFIVEGNGIAHSLQSASHGAGRKMSRTAAKNNFNQKMMDEKLYEAGVHLIGGDIDESPMSYKDINEVMQYQNELVNIIGMFKPKVVRMA encoded by the coding sequence ATGGGAAAGTTATCTCTAAACGGGAAAGACCTTAGAAAAATCGGTTATCCTGAAAGTAAAGTTATTGGCATTGCTATACAAGTAATGCATCAATATTATAAACATAGTGCTGAAGCAGAAGCAATCGATATACTAAAAGATGTATTAGCTGCGCCTGATGCGTATTTAGAAGATGCTGCATTAGGAAAAATTGCGGCTGCTTTATTAGATGAAATCAGACCAAAAAATGATGTAATTCCACTTGAGCAAAAAAGAAAGGAATATGCTATTTACGGTTTTGAAAACATTGAAATGGGCGCTATTAACCAAATGGAAGTTGCCATGAAATTACCTGTAACTGTTGCAGGGGCTTTAATGCCGGATGCGCATCAGGGATATGGTTTGCCAATTGGTGGTGTGCTTGCAACTAACAATGCTGTAATTCCTTATGGTGTTGGTGTAGACATTGGTTGTAGAATGTGTTTGAGTGTGTTTGATATACCCGGAGATTTTATTAACGACAACGTTGAAAAATTAAAAGGATTTTTAACCAGAAATACTGTTTTTGGAGCAGGTGGTACTTTAAAAAATCCAATGGATGATGCTGTTTTGGAAAGAAAAGAATTCAGTGAAAATAAATTACTGAAATCGCTTCACGATAAAGCATTTAAACAAATTGGCACTTCGGGTTCGGGGAATCATTTTGTGGAATTTGGTGTGGTAGAGATTAAACAACCGGCTGAAAAATTAAAAATTGCTCCGGGAAATTATCTGGCATTATTATCACATTCCGGTTCTAGAGGATTGGGTGCTGCAGTTGCGAATTATTATACCAGACTGGCAAAAGAACTTTGCAAATTGCCTGATGTAGCGAGACACCTTGCTTATTTGGATTTAAATATTGAAGCGGGGCAGGAGTATTGGACTGCCATGAATTTAAGTGGCGATTATGCTTCAGCATGTCACCACCATATTCATAAAAAAATTGCAAGAAGTGTTGGCGCGCAGGTTTTAGGTATGGTTGAAAATCACCACAATTTTGCGTGGAAAGAAAACCACAATGGTATGGAAGTAATTGTACACAGAAAAGGTGCAACTCCTGCAGGAAAAGGTGTTTTGGGAATTATTCCCGGCTCCATGACTGCTCCGGGATTTATTGTTGAAGGAAACGGAATTGCACATTCACTCCAGTCTGCATCACATGGTGCCGGAAGAAAAATGTCGCGGACTGCTGCTAAAAATAATTTCAACCAAAAAATGATGGATGAAAAATTATATGAAGCAGGCGTGCATTTAATTGGTGGCGATATTGATGAATCACCGATGTCATATAAAGACATCAATGAAGTAATGCAATATCAAAACGAATTGGTAAACATTATTGGCATGTTTAAACCAAAAGTGGTTAGAATGGCATAA
- a CDS encoding T9SS type A sorting domain-containing protein has translation MKIQFPRLIILLVCCISLRIYGQTNEFAPVGATWWYNYEYFSGSGYLQLQSVGDTVISGVNCRKIAKTLVQKDLSNPDAVIDTFYLDNEYVYSDLGVVYNFRLGSFYTLYDFNAEVGDIWEVGGVSNFGDCDSTGFIQVDNVNTVLIGGVELTQLFTGSVDDDYWNFGTLPVIERIGALSYLFAHPNSCLIDFYEGGNLRCYYDNEIGYVQIDSTTTCDFVLSSNEITAFTSIEISPNPFSTELKIKLPDNFSYSIITIYSLNGSVIYQTTSGNSTVVIPANSIIPGVYFLHVLDNHIQYHYKIIKL, from the coding sequence ATGAAAATACAATTTCCCAGGTTAATTATATTGTTGGTTTGTTGTATCTCGCTTCGAATTTATGGACAAACCAACGAATTTGCGCCCGTTGGTGCAACATGGTGGTATAATTACGAATATTTCTCGGGAAGTGGGTATTTGCAACTGCAGTCTGTTGGCGACACGGTAATAAGTGGCGTAAATTGCAGAAAAATTGCCAAAACACTGGTGCAAAAAGATTTATCCAATCCGGATGCAGTTATTGATACGTTTTACCTGGACAACGAATATGTATATTCTGATTTAGGTGTAGTATATAATTTTCGTTTAGGTTCATTTTATACATTATATGATTTTAATGCTGAAGTTGGCGATATATGGGAGGTTGGTGGTGTTTCAAATTTTGGCGATTGTGACTCAACCGGCTTTATTCAAGTAGATAATGTTAACACGGTTTTAATTGGCGGGGTTGAATTAACACAATTGTTTACCGGCAGTGTTGATGATGACTATTGGAATTTCGGCACATTACCTGTTATTGAACGAATTGGTGCTCTCAGTTATTTATTTGCACATCCAAATAGTTGTCTGATAGATTTTTATGAAGGTGGAAATTTAAGGTGTTATTATGACAATGAAATTGGTTATGTTCAAATAGATTCAACAACCACATGTGATTTTGTTTTATCATCAAATGAAATTACAGCATTTACATCAATAGAAATTTCACCAAATCCATTTTCAACTGAATTAAAAATTAAGTTGCCGGATAATTTTTCATATAGTATAATTACGATATATAGTTTAAATGGATCTGTAATATATCAAACTACGTCAGGTAATTCAACAGTTGTAATTCCGGCCAATAGTATAATTCCCGGTGTTTACTTTTTACATGTTTTGGATAATCACATTCAATATCATTACAAAATAATAAAATTGTAA